From Pseudothermotoga thermarum DSM 5069, a single genomic window includes:
- a CDS encoding DegT/DnrJ/EryC1/StrS family aminotransferase, protein MKVPLFDLTRQYQSIRSEILNCIDEVLKSGRVILGPNVERLENEIASYIGVRYAIGVANGSDALYIAVKALNIGEGDLVITTPFTFFATVSCITRNRASFIFADIDEETFNVDLNEVEKILQEHPNKERIKAFIPVHLFGRTIDLERLENIKNKYGLKIIEDCAQSIGSEWTYSSGQRKKSGSVGDLAILSFFPTKNLGAYGDGGMILTNDEKLAEFCKVFRVHGAKVKYFHEIEGINSRLDEIQAAILRVKMKYLDDYHRKRIEIARKYNDHLKDLQKNGFIVLPKVEDGFGCVFHQYVVRVKNGLRDSLKEFLKQNGVETAIYYPLPMHKQKCFEKDGLTYSFPKAEKACQEVLALPMFPELLDEEIEYVSSKILEFFKGV, encoded by the coding sequence ATGAAAGTTCCTCTTTTTGATCTTACAAGACAATACCAATCTATAAGATCTGAAATTTTAAACTGTATCGACGAGGTTTTGAAATCCGGTAGGGTTATCCTTGGTCCAAACGTCGAAAGACTTGAAAACGAAATTGCAAGTTACATAGGCGTAAGGTATGCCATCGGAGTTGCAAACGGTTCAGATGCTTTGTACATAGCGGTCAAAGCTTTGAACATCGGTGAAGGCGATTTGGTTATAACTACTCCGTTCACGTTTTTTGCCACAGTAAGCTGCATAACCAGAAACAGGGCAAGTTTCATTTTTGCGGACATAGACGAGGAAACCTTCAACGTGGATTTGAACGAAGTGGAAAAGATTTTGCAAGAACATCCGAATAAAGAAAGGATAAAGGCTTTCATACCGGTTCATCTCTTTGGAAGAACAATTGATCTGGAAAGGTTGGAAAACATAAAAAACAAATACGGTTTGAAAATAATCGAAGACTGCGCGCAATCGATAGGATCGGAGTGGACTTATTCATCAGGACAAAGGAAAAAAAGCGGTAGCGTTGGAGATCTGGCAATTTTGTCCTTCTTCCCCACGAAGAATTTGGGAGCGTACGGGGATGGAGGAATGATTCTGACAAACGATGAAAAACTTGCCGAGTTTTGCAAAGTGTTCAGGGTTCACGGTGCAAAAGTTAAGTATTTCCATGAGATAGAAGGAATCAACAGTAGGCTTGACGAAATTCAAGCGGCAATTTTGAGAGTCAAGATGAAATACCTTGACGATTATCACCGAAAAAGGATTGAAATAGCAAGAAAATACAACGACCATCTAAAGGATCTTCAAAAAAATGGTTTCATCGTCCTTCCAAAAGTTGAAGATGGCTTTGGATGTGTTTTTCACCAGTATGTTGTGAGGGTTAAAAACGGACTTAGGGACAGTTTGAAGGAGTTTCTCAAACAAAATGGCGTTGAAACTGCGATTTACTATCCTTTACCAATGCACAAACAAAAGTGTTTTGAAAAGGACGGCTTAACTTATTCCTTTCCCAAGGCAGAAAAAGCTTGTCAAGAAGTTCTTGCACTTCCAATGTTTCCAGAACTGCTCGATGAGGAAATCGAATACGTTTCAAGCAAAATCCTCGAATTTTTCAAGGGGGTATGA
- a CDS encoding MarR family transcriptional regulator, with the protein MEQERFFEPTAIYREYLILRAILHQEHISQKKLAKMVGVVPSMVHNYLITLQENGLIQKSGSKRKMKYQLTEAGKTRLQYLTVLYFSEVARLYKQSKENFRKVFDDLRSTNSHRLVLYGAGVIGQNLAWLLIEEGFNLVCFLDDDPKKQGKEIAGIRVLPPEQFHSQEYDAVLIASFKHADEIFQKAKLVNLKNVYIFRLKTSGEMHLERGD; encoded by the coding sequence TTGGAACAAGAACGTTTCTTCGAACCAACGGCAATTTACAGAGAGTACTTGATTCTCAGGGCAATTCTTCATCAAGAACATATTTCGCAAAAAAAGCTTGCGAAAATGGTGGGCGTGGTTCCTTCGATGGTCCACAACTACTTGATAACCCTTCAAGAAAATGGATTGATACAAAAATCTGGCTCAAAGAGAAAGATGAAGTATCAATTGACAGAAGCTGGGAAAACACGCCTTCAGTATCTAACCGTTCTGTATTTCAGCGAAGTTGCCAGGCTATACAAACAATCGAAAGAAAACTTTCGAAAAGTCTTCGACGATCTTCGCAGTACCAACAGTCATAGATTGGTTCTTTACGGTGCAGGCGTCATCGGTCAAAACTTGGCATGGCTTTTGATCGAAGAAGGATTCAACTTGGTTTGCTTTTTGGACGACGATCCAAAAAAGCAAGGAAAAGAAATAGCGGGAATTCGTGTACTACCACCCGAACAATTTCACTCTCAAGAATACGATGCGGTTTTAATAGCTTCGTTCAAGCATGCCGATGAAATCTTCCAAAAGGCAAAGTTGGTTAACTTGAAAAATGTATACATTTTTAGGTTAAAAACCTCTGGAGAAATGCATCTTGAAAGGGGAGATTAG
- a CDS encoding cyclophilin-like fold protein has product MKIKFIFGNYECVAELDKEKAPLTCEAVLKELPIKSVVNRWGDEIYFETPVKINVEENSKDVVEEGDVAFWIPGRAICLFFGKTPISDDKIRPASAVNVFGKIKSDLKPLKQVAPGTKVTVVLEE; this is encoded by the coding sequence GTGAAGATCAAGTTCATCTTTGGAAACTATGAATGCGTTGCAGAGCTTGACAAGGAAAAGGCTCCTCTTACGTGCGAAGCGGTGCTGAAAGAACTTCCAATCAAAAGTGTTGTGAACCGGTGGGGAGATGAGATTTACTTTGAAACCCCAGTGAAAATAAATGTTGAAGAAAACAGCAAAGACGTGGTTGAAGAGGGCGACGTTGCCTTCTGGATTCCTGGAAGGGCAATCTGTTTGTTCTTCGGAAAGACTCCCATCAGCGACGACAAAATTAGACCTGCCAGTGCCGTAAACGTCTTTGGAAAGATAAAATCAGACCTTAAACCTTTGAAGCAAGTTGCACCTGGAACAAAGGTTACAGTCGTGCTTGAGGAATGA
- a CDS encoding DUF4897 domain-containing protein: protein MNQRTLFYILIAFVGFFIVFQFITIFTQKPPFEIVYYRTKMEYDYNGSAVFTTTAGLFFKDKNKQASYVQQYQQVSLDTFRKYFEDVSKKIGREIEVVSMESSINERAGILEIVEVAKLNNAAVVTDGVVDTQMKDITLSASGDSEIVIVIPKDAVVVSVEPTPTKIVENQIYWQPIGSRMAFPRVVFKRGE, encoded by the coding sequence GTGAATCAAAGAACGCTTTTTTATATTTTGATAGCTTTCGTTGGTTTTTTCATAGTTTTCCAGTTCATAACGATCTTCACCCAGAAACCACCTTTCGAAATCGTTTATTATCGAACCAAAATGGAGTATGATTACAACGGCTCGGCGGTTTTCACAACAACCGCCGGGCTGTTTTTTAAGGATAAAAACAAACAGGCATCTTATGTTCAACAATATCAACAAGTTTCGTTGGATACTTTCAGAAAATACTTTGAAGATGTGAGCAAAAAAATAGGTAGAGAGATCGAGGTAGTCTCGATGGAATCGAGTATAAACGAGCGTGCTGGAATTTTGGAGATCGTCGAGGTTGCCAAGTTGAACAACGCCGCTGTGGTCACAGACGGTGTCGTGGATACCCAAATGAAAGATATAACCTTAAGCGCTTCGGGTGATTCGGAAATAGTAATAGTAATCCCAAAAGATGCGGTTGTTGTAAGCGTTGAACCGACCCCAACAAAAATCGTTGAAAATCAAATTTACTGGCAACCCATAGGTTCTAGGATGGCTTTTCCAAGGGTTGTTTTCAAAAGAGGTGAATGA
- a CDS encoding NAD-dependent protein deacylase, whose amino-acid sequence MYQEFVDLLRQSSYCVVLTGAGVSTPSGIPDFRSPTGLYSKYPQEIFDIDYFYSSPASFYSFCKEVLLPMIDAQPNLVHEFLAWLEERGYVKVVITQNIDGLHQKAGSKDVVELHGNISRFKCDKCGKLYDHNWVRRELEKKAVPHCLCGGLIRPDIVFFKESLPWEAVNMAEMHSLSCDLMVVMGSSLVVYPAASFPILAKKNGAKLVIINNSETGLDFLCDLKIEKDLVEFCSQVWKMFQS is encoded by the coding sequence TTGTACCAAGAATTCGTAGATCTTTTGAGGCAATCATCTTACTGCGTGGTTTTAACTGGAGCAGGAGTTAGCACGCCAAGCGGCATACCGGATTTTAGAAGTCCCACGGGGCTTTATTCGAAATACCCTCAAGAGATTTTCGATATAGACTATTTTTACAGCAGTCCTGCTTCTTTCTATTCATTCTGCAAAGAAGTGCTTTTGCCGATGATTGATGCCCAACCAAATTTAGTGCACGAATTTCTGGCATGGCTTGAAGAACGCGGTTATGTGAAAGTCGTGATAACCCAGAACATAGATGGATTGCATCAAAAAGCAGGAAGCAAAGACGTTGTGGAACTGCATGGAAACATCAGCCGATTCAAGTGTGATAAATGCGGAAAGCTTTACGATCACAACTGGGTCAGAAGAGAACTTGAGAAAAAAGCCGTTCCTCATTGCCTTTGCGGCGGGTTGATAAGACCAGACATAGTCTTTTTCAAGGAATCCCTTCCATGGGAAGCAGTAAACATGGCGGAAATGCATTCCTTAAGTTGCGATTTAATGGTTGTCATGGGAAGTTCCTTGGTGGTTTACCCCGCAGCAAGCTTTCCAATCCTAGCCAAGAAAAACGGGGCAAAACTTGTGATAATCAACAATTCAGAAACAGGTCTTGATTTTCTCTGCGATTTGAAAATCGAAAAAGATCTTGTCGAATTTTGCTCACAGGTATGGAAAATGTTTCAATCGTAA
- a CDS encoding carbohydrate kinase family protein, with the protein MQQIAVFGKVNLDTILYVDKLKIGENHICLQTLVDVGGKGANTAIALAKLGVKVVLAACLGNDNLSQSITKRLEKYGVDVSMLKYTNNQTGKTFIVVDSQGINTMFHILGANADFNPEYIDWTFLETVSAVFVQMGLPQDTVREVITMSKRNGKYVFVDPAGFPSDGSLELISYADTVAPNEVELLKLTKETQVEKAAKKLISLGVEEVLVKRGEKGATLFTQKASYHQDAYQVPVVDTTGAGDALNAAYIMAKFKKLDPRQALKIAVAASAITVTRQGTSSASPTKGELVEFLKSVQEDEIAKLL; encoded by the coding sequence ATGCAACAAATAGCTGTGTTTGGAAAGGTGAATTTGGACACCATTTTGTACGTGGATAAGCTTAAAATAGGTGAAAACCACATTTGCCTTCAAACGCTTGTTGACGTTGGCGGAAAAGGAGCAAACACAGCGATTGCTTTGGCTAAACTCGGTGTAAAAGTTGTTTTGGCGGCTTGTCTTGGAAACGACAACCTATCGCAGAGTATAACAAAAAGGCTTGAAAAGTACGGTGTGGACGTTTCCATGCTGAAGTATACCAACAACCAAACTGGCAAGACCTTCATCGTGGTGGATTCTCAAGGCATTAACACGATGTTTCACATCCTTGGAGCCAACGCAGACTTTAACCCCGAATACATCGATTGGACTTTCCTTGAAACAGTTTCAGCGGTTTTTGTTCAAATGGGTTTACCGCAGGACACCGTCCGCGAAGTCATAACCATGTCCAAAAGGAATGGAAAATATGTCTTCGTGGATCCGGCAGGTTTTCCAAGTGATGGTTCTTTGGAACTCATTTCGTACGCGGACACGGTAGCACCCAACGAAGTTGAACTTTTGAAATTGACGAAAGAAACACAAGTTGAAAAAGCCGCAAAAAAGTTGATTTCCCTTGGGGTAGAAGAAGTGTTGGTTAAGCGCGGTGAAAAGGGAGCAACTTTGTTCACGCAAAAAGCTTCTTACCACCAGGATGCTTATCAGGTTCCAGTGGTTGATACAACCGGTGCTGGTGATGCTTTGAACGCGGCTTACATCATGGCTAAGTTTAAAAAACTAGATCCAAGGCAGGCTCTGAAAATCGCCGTTGCAGCTTCGGCCATAACTGTGACAAGGCAAGGAACTTCGAGCGCTTCACCAACGAAAGGTGAACTTGTGGAATTTCTAAAAAGCGTTCAAGAAGACGAAATTGCCAAACTTCTTTGA
- a CDS encoding CTP synthase: MKKYIVVTGGVLSGVGKGIFSASLARLLKECGLKINVLKIDPYLNVDAGTMNPNQHGEVFVTEDGYEADLDLGHYERFLGEDMKRTNNLTAGQIYSLVVQKEREGSYLGSTVQIVPHVTGEIKKRIEALDGEVNVVEIGGTVGDIESEVFLESVRQLALEKPREDFMFIHVTYVPYLKTTREFKTKPTQQSVQLLRRSGINPNMIVVRSEFAMNGDSLKKVALFGGVPQDMVINLPDVPNVYSIVELLYNLELHKKVAVWLKIDLPRETFNWDYPKVFKPLKIALVAKYLGTDDAYKSIVESILLSGASKPTTIDAEMLEEMNYEEVCAVLEEFDGLIIPGGFGKRGIEGKIKTIQFAREHKKPILGICLGMQLMVVEFARNVAGLKGANSTEFDPDTPHPVVTMMEEQKKIMKLGGTMRLGSQEMTIFEGTKLYEIYKTTKANERHRHRYEVNYEQYKDLFKFPGESGYKLTISAMSQFVEAIELEEHPYFIGVQYHPEFKSKVGNPHPLFKAFVDVLQKGKP, from the coding sequence GTGAAAAAATACATCGTCGTAACTGGTGGTGTCTTGAGCGGCGTAGGAAAAGGGATTTTCTCCGCTTCACTTGCAAGGCTGCTTAAGGAATGTGGTTTGAAAATAAACGTCCTGAAAATAGACCCTTACTTGAACGTCGATGCGGGAACTATGAATCCAAATCAACACGGAGAAGTTTTCGTCACTGAGGATGGGTATGAAGCAGACCTTGACCTTGGGCATTATGAAAGATTCCTTGGGGAAGATATGAAAAGAACAAACAATTTGACTGCAGGGCAGATTTATTCGTTGGTCGTCCAAAAGGAAAGGGAAGGAAGCTACCTTGGTTCGACAGTTCAGATAGTGCCGCACGTTACGGGTGAGATCAAAAAAAGGATTGAAGCACTTGATGGGGAAGTCAACGTCGTCGAAATAGGTGGAACGGTTGGAGACATAGAAAGCGAGGTGTTTCTTGAAAGTGTCCGTCAACTTGCTCTAGAAAAGCCAAGGGAAGATTTCATGTTCATCCATGTGACCTACGTGCCGTATTTGAAAACCACCAGAGAGTTCAAAACTAAACCAACCCAACAATCTGTTCAGCTTTTGCGCAGGTCTGGAATAAATCCAAACATGATCGTGGTGCGAAGCGAATTTGCAATGAACGGAGACAGTTTGAAAAAAGTGGCACTTTTTGGTGGTGTTCCCCAGGATATGGTCATCAACTTGCCGGATGTTCCAAATGTGTATTCGATAGTTGAGCTACTTTACAACCTTGAACTTCACAAAAAGGTTGCCGTGTGGTTGAAAATCGATCTTCCGCGTGAAACTTTTAACTGGGATTATCCAAAGGTTTTCAAACCTTTGAAGATTGCTTTGGTTGCAAAATATCTTGGAACAGATGATGCTTACAAAAGCATAGTTGAGTCGATACTGCTTTCTGGTGCCTCAAAACCAACGACAATAGACGCGGAAATGCTTGAAGAAATGAACTACGAAGAAGTTTGTGCCGTGCTTGAAGAATTCGACGGCTTGATAATACCAGGTGGCTTTGGAAAAAGGGGAATAGAAGGAAAGATAAAGACAATTCAGTTTGCAAGGGAACACAAAAAACCAATCCTTGGAATCTGTCTTGGCATGCAGCTTATGGTTGTGGAATTTGCAAGAAACGTTGCAGGCTTAAAAGGGGCAAACTCAACGGAATTCGACCCGGACACACCACATCCAGTTGTCACGATGATGGAAGAACAAAAAAAGATCATGAAGCTCGGTGGAACGATGAGACTTGGATCGCAGGAAATGACCATTTTTGAAGGCACAAAACTTTACGAAATATACAAAACAACAAAAGCCAATGAAAGACACAGACATAGATATGAAGTTAACTACGAGCAGTACAAAGACCTTTTCAAGTTCCCAGGCGAAAGTGGCTACAAACTCACCATAAGTGCGATGTCGCAGTTTGTTGAAGCTATAGAACTTGAAGAGCATCCTTACTTCATAGGCGTTCAATACCATCCGGAGTTCAAATCAAAGGTGGGAAATCCTCATCCCTTGTTCAAAGCGTTTGTGGACGTTTTGCAGAAAGGTAAACCTTAG
- a CDS encoding S8 family serine peptidase produces the protein MKNDEWKKLQDSATIESLKAKAISSAAQPKDEEFWKWLWGARKVKAPEAWNLGYTGAGIIVAVVDTGVDGTHPDLQGQLVTGYRPLTRELLSPDMDSSYGGSHGTHVAGTIAAKDNDIGIIGVAPNAKIMPIVIFDDLDPNDPNKQNVYIGDDLVAEGFLWAAENGAKIFSNSWGGKGYSITLAQTIALIMKEYNGIFVASAGNSHTDEIHYPSCYPGVINVAASTAEDGITYFSTRGRWITVAAPGDFTILSTVPGLGSPGYEGHTLEDEEGGTYDFYGGTSMATPHVSGVIALLLEKLASENKSYTPYQIRKHIAQTADDIMAPGFDHDSGWGRVNAYKALTTTLPKDTGANVLLRFYVEINGEYRYAPEVYVTMYPENSNVPIYYGKSNDDGEVFFAAIEPGKYDVYACFGDVWYLQNLHGIEVTIDDQLTKHFEFTFANGDTIVPVFMGSITLQ, from the coding sequence TTGAAAAACGACGAATGGAAAAAACTTCAAGATTCTGCGACAATAGAATCTTTGAAAGCTAAAGCAATTTCTTCCGCTGCTCAACCTAAAGATGAGGAATTTTGGAAATGGCTGTGGGGGGCAAGGAAAGTCAAGGCACCTGAGGCATGGAACCTTGGCTATACAGGTGCAGGGATAATTGTAGCTGTTGTTGATACTGGTGTAGATGGAACTCACCCGGATCTACAAGGCCAGCTTGTTACTGGGTATAGACCCTTGACCAGAGAACTTCTTTCTCCTGATATGGATAGCAGCTATGGAGGATCTCACGGTACTCATGTTGCTGGAACGATCGCAGCAAAGGACAACGACATTGGTATCATAGGAGTTGCTCCAAACGCAAAGATTATGCCAATTGTTATTTTTGATGATCTAGATCCAAATGATCCCAATAAGCAGAACGTATATATTGGAGATGACTTGGTGGCAGAAGGATTTTTGTGGGCAGCTGAGAATGGTGCGAAAATCTTCTCCAACAGCTGGGGTGGCAAGGGTTATTCGATCACGCTTGCTCAAACAATTGCCCTTATAATGAAAGAATACAACGGTATTTTCGTTGCGTCAGCTGGAAACAGCCATACAGACGAAATTCATTATCCATCTTGTTATCCAGGTGTTATAAACGTTGCAGCAAGTACAGCAGAGGATGGTATAACTTATTTCTCAACTCGTGGTAGATGGATAACAGTCGCTGCTCCTGGAGATTTTACCATTCTTTCCACCGTGCCTGGACTTGGCAGCCCTGGTTATGAAGGTCATACCCTTGAAGATGAGGAAGGCGGAACCTATGATTTTTACGGTGGAACATCTATGGCAACGCCGCATGTTTCAGGTGTGATTGCATTGCTTCTTGAAAAACTTGCAAGTGAAAACAAAAGTTATACACCGTATCAAATTAGAAAACACATTGCTCAAACAGCCGATGACATAATGGCGCCAGGTTTTGACCACGACAGTGGTTGGGGAAGAGTGAACGCTTACAAAGCTTTGACAACAACACTTCCAAAAGATACTGGAGCAAATGTGTTGCTTAGATTTTACGTTGAAATCAATGGTGAGTATCGTTATGCGCCCGAAGTCTATGTAACCATGTATCCAGAAAATTCAAACGTGCCGATTTACTATGGAAAGTCAAACGATGATGGTGAAGTATTCTTTGCGGCAATAGAACCTGGCAAATACGACGTTTACGCATGCTTTGGAGACGTGTGGTATTTGCAGAACCTTCACGGCATAGAGGTTACTATCGATGATCAGCTTACAAAGCATTTTGAATTCACCTTTGCCAACGGCGATACGATTGTACCAGTATTCATGGGTTCAATAACTTTGCAGTAG